A section of the Polynucleobacter sp. AP-Jannik-300A-C4 genome encodes:
- a CDS encoding SUMF1/EgtB/PvdO family nonheme iron enzyme, producing the protein MKKFDILPILFGLVLSAIAIYFMLRSAPANSATASTIPVVKVGSVSWDQTEMTIADVKTFADATGFVSQAEKNGGGLSYESGFVTKPGWTWKTPYGVKPKATEPAVHLNQSEAASVCRFYGKRLPTDAEWISAAFVEQRETPSAGYTKGQRYPFPGGSTPAVSHCLNGCGDYKGVAPAGALNRGTGHVPTGTTKPGVNGLLDMGGNVWEWTATERHGGFITRGASWWYGPDRQKESDVESKSADIGVVYIGFRCVS; encoded by the coding sequence ATGAAAAAATTCGATATTCTCCCAATTCTGTTTGGCTTAGTCCTGTCCGCTATCGCGATCTATTTCATGTTGCGATCTGCGCCCGCAAATAGCGCGACTGCATCAACTATTCCTGTAGTTAAAGTCGGATCTGTATCTTGGGATCAAACCGAGATGACCATTGCTGATGTCAAGACTTTTGCTGATGCCACTGGTTTTGTGAGTCAGGCGGAGAAAAATGGTGGCGGACTTTCTTACGAATCTGGCTTTGTTACAAAACCTGGCTGGACTTGGAAGACTCCTTATGGTGTTAAACCAAAAGCCACTGAGCCGGCAGTGCATCTCAATCAATCCGAAGCTGCTTCTGTTTGTCGCTTCTATGGCAAACGTTTACCGACTGATGCTGAATGGATCTCTGCGGCGTTTGTGGAACAAAGAGAGACTCCTTCTGCTGGCTATACCAAAGGTCAACGTTATCCCTTTCCAGGTGGATCCACCCCGGCTGTCTCCCATTGCTTGAATGGTTGTGGCGATTACAAGGGTGTAGCACCAGCAGGTGCGTTAAATCGCGGTACTGGTCATGTACCTACTGGCACCACAAAACCTGGAGTGAATGGCTTATTAGATATGGGCGGTAATGTTTGGGAGTGGACAGCAACTGAGCGTCATGGCGGTTTCATTACCCGAGGCGCTTCCTGGTGGTATGGACCAGACAGACAAAAAGAGTCTGATGTGGAGTCCAAGTCGGCAGATATTGGTGTGGTGTATATCGGCTTTCGCTGCGTTAGTTGA
- the xerC gene encoding tyrosine recombinase XerC, with product MSTIVKLPSGHYRVQIRKKGVNRSNTFTSKTEAARWAANIEAAIESSGNAGLITVPRGTYLSELIDAYAELEPKIKWGRTKTANLKRLSTEFAAAPVQSFNQVHIREFTDKLIKSGATGVTVAGYLSTLGSVLKWAHHSRRINIDPDMAKNARAALTHSGLKTRGKERSRTPTKAELSALFKHWKGKGDLIKIPMADITTIAIESAMRLAEICGLLIEDCNWKDRTVLIRERKSPTDKHNNDQTIPLTKTAIDVLKRHAGKRTEGRIFLSVNHRSVSARFTRSCQQIDPPIIDLHFHDLRHHAITNFANKELTMPELRLISGHKSFDMLKRYMNLKASDLAKKI from the coding sequence ATGAGCACCATTGTTAAGCTACCCTCCGGCCACTATCGAGTCCAGATTCGCAAAAAGGGGGTCAATAGATCCAATACCTTTACAAGCAAAACAGAGGCTGCAAGGTGGGCTGCCAATATTGAGGCAGCCATCGAGAGCTCCGGCAACGCAGGATTGATTACTGTGCCAAGAGGCACCTATCTCTCAGAGTTAATAGATGCTTATGCAGAGCTTGAGCCCAAAATCAAATGGGGCCGCACAAAGACTGCCAATCTCAAAAGACTATCCACAGAATTTGCAGCCGCGCCAGTGCAATCATTCAACCAAGTGCACATCAGAGAGTTCACAGATAAGCTCATCAAGTCTGGAGCAACCGGTGTCACTGTCGCTGGCTACCTCTCAACACTTGGATCTGTCCTCAAATGGGCACATCATTCCAGGAGGATCAACATTGATCCAGATATGGCAAAGAATGCTAGAGCCGCCCTCACCCACTCCGGCTTAAAAACTAGAGGCAAGGAAAGATCAAGAACACCAACAAAGGCTGAGCTCAGTGCCTTATTCAAACATTGGAAAGGCAAAGGCGATCTCATCAAAATACCAATGGCAGATATCACCACTATTGCAATTGAAAGTGCGATGCGTCTGGCCGAGATCTGTGGTCTCTTGATTGAGGATTGCAATTGGAAAGATCGCACAGTACTGATCAGAGAGCGCAAGTCACCTACTGATAAACATAACAATGATCAAACTATTCCACTGACTAAAACAGCCATAGATGTGCTCAAGAGGCATGCTGGCAAGCGCACTGAGGGCCGAATATTCCTATCAGTTAATCATCGCTCTGTGAGTGCAAGATTCACTCGCAGCTGCCAACAAATTGATCCACCGATCATTGATTTACATTTTCATGATCTTAGGCACCATGCAATTACAAACTTTGCCAACAAAGAGCTCACAATGCCTGAGTTAAGACTTATCTC
- the dusA gene encoding tRNA dihydrouridine(20/20a) synthase DusA, protein MTDSKTKPSMKRLAVAPMMEWTDRHCRSFHRSLTKEAILYTEMVTTGALIHGDVPRHLDYSQEQHPVVLQLGGSEPSDLAKAAELAQQWGYDEIDLNCGCPSERVQRGAFGACLMAEPQLVADCVKAMKAAVDTPITVKHRLGLDSMDAANSKADYQFALNFILAVADAGASQVTIHARNAVLKGLSPKENRSKPPLRYEVAAKLRLDAQKQFPNLKVLLNGGLETNDQIAGHWDDFDGFMVGRAAYHFPALLLGWDDMIYTDGDAAGYLFSETEWHRIQVALVKQVQAWFDECQAKGKPFYIGAFTRHILGLAHGRAGSRYWRQRLSDHHALAKVQSKAAILDFFIDASLTLGDWAAFEFESA, encoded by the coding sequence ATGACAGACAGCAAAACCAAGCCCAGTATGAAGAGATTAGCTGTTGCCCCGATGATGGAATGGACAGATCGTCACTGTCGTTCTTTTCATCGCTCTCTGACTAAAGAAGCAATTCTCTATACCGAGATGGTTACCACCGGCGCACTCATTCATGGAGATGTGCCGCGTCATTTAGATTATTCGCAAGAGCAGCATCCTGTTGTTCTTCAATTGGGTGGCTCCGAACCTTCTGATTTAGCTAAAGCTGCGGAGTTAGCGCAGCAGTGGGGCTACGATGAGATTGATCTTAATTGTGGTTGTCCATCAGAGCGCGTACAACGTGGCGCCTTTGGCGCCTGCTTGATGGCTGAGCCACAACTCGTTGCTGATTGCGTTAAAGCAATGAAGGCAGCTGTGGATACTCCGATTACCGTAAAGCATCGACTTGGTTTGGATTCGATGGATGCTGCTAACTCTAAGGCAGACTATCAATTTGCATTGAACTTTATTCTTGCTGTGGCTGATGCGGGCGCTAGTCAGGTAACCATTCATGCACGCAATGCAGTGCTGAAGGGTTTATCTCCTAAAGAGAACCGCAGCAAACCACCGTTACGTTATGAAGTGGCTGCCAAGCTTCGCTTAGATGCGCAAAAGCAATTTCCTAATCTCAAGGTGTTACTCAATGGTGGTCTGGAAACTAATGATCAGATTGCTGGTCACTGGGATGATTTTGATGGCTTCATGGTTGGAAGGGCAGCGTATCATTTCCCGGCATTGCTTTTGGGCTGGGATGACATGATTTATACCGATGGCGATGCAGCTGGATACCTCTTTAGTGAAACTGAGTGGCATCGTATTCAGGTTGCGCTGGTGAAGCAAGTTCAAGCTTGGTTTGATGAGTGCCAAGCCAAAGGAAAGCCTTTTTATATTGGTGCATTCACCCGCCACATTCTGGGCCTGGCACATGGCAGGGCAGGTTCCCGCTACTGGCGTCAGCGCCTTTCTGATCACCATGCCCTAGCTAAAGTACAAAGCAAGGCTGCCATTTTGGACTTCTTTATTGATGCTAGCCTGACCCTGGGCGATTGGGCAGCATTTGAGTTTGAAAGCGCCTAA